In Thermodesulfobacteriota bacterium, the genomic stretch AGACGTACTTTTATCGTACGTCGCAATGACGAATTTTGAAGACGACGCAGCAGATTGGGCTTTTTCAGCAGCCTGCCAACCCTCATTCAATACGGGCCTGAAAGGAAGGCCTCCCGCCTGCCTGAATGTCTCCCGGAGAGGCGGTCCAGACAGTTATGCCGAGCCCTGCCGATGCCCTCAAAAGCCTCTCAAGATGCTTCCTGTCCTTTTCGTCGCGCATTATGAGGAGTATGCCCGGCTTCTTCCCGGTCACCGCGGCATAATAAAGGGACTGGCCTATTGCCTCGGCCCACTTGGGCGCGAAATCCACCTCGACCGCGTGCTCATCCGTAAGGCAGTCCACCCTGGCCCTGTCCGGCAGCACGAATTCCGCGGTACCGCCCGCCTGGCCGCACCAATGAGATTGATAATCCCGCTCGGGATGGCGCTCCCCTGCCAGGAGAGCGGACGGCGTAATCAGCAGGAGCGCCAAAAATACGTTCTTCATCCCTTTTCCCGTCCCTTCCGCCGGGCCCCTTGCCGGGGCGGCGGTTGTGGGCTATATTCATCAAGTCGCGGACGATTTCATCACACTGCTTGCAACGGGATTCGACGCAGACGTGCTGACGGGTGCGAAAGCGGCTTGTCGCATTATAGCAGACGAAAACGGTCCTGTACGGAATGCGCCAGGCTTGAAAGGAGAACTATTGAAAAAAGGCTTTCTTGCCGAAAGGATAGCTGATTACGCGCTTGGCCTGAAGTCCGCTGACCTGCCGCAAGCAATAGCGCACGAGGCCAAAAAGCGTGTCGTGGACTCCTTTGCCTGCATGCTCGGCGCTCTGGAATCCCCTCCGGCACGGGCCGCCATCGGAGCCTTGCCCGAAGTCTCGCGCGGGCTCTCGGCAACCGTCCTCGGAACGAAAATCCGCACGACACCTGAGCACGCCGCGTTCTCTAACGGCATACTGGTCCGGTATCTCGACTTTAACGACACATATCTCTCGAAAGAGCCCTCGCACCCGTCGGACAATATCGCCGCCGCGCTCGCAGCGGCTGAAGCGTCCGGCGCAAGCGGCACGGATTTCATAAAAGCGGTCGTTACGGCCTATGAGGTGCAGATGAGGCTCTGCGACGCGGCAAGGCTGAGGGACCGCGGATGGGACCACGTGGCCTACGGCGCGTTCTCGGCAACGGCCGCCGCTGCCATGCTCCTTGGCCTAGGAAGGGACGAGTTTGTGAACGCCCTCAACATAGCCGGGACCGTCTCCCCCGCGCTCCGGCAGTCGCGCGCGGGGGAGCTCTCGATGTGGAAGGGGTGCGCGTTCGCCAACACCTCTAAAGACGCGCTCTTCTCTGCCATCATGGCGAAGAACGGCATGACAGGCCCGGCCCCGATATTCGAGGGCGAGTTCGGGTTCGAGAAGGTCGTATCCGGCCCACTCGCGCTCTCTCCCACATTCGGCGGCGAAGGGGGCGAGCCGTTCAAGATACCCGACAGCTCGCTTAAGTTCTACCCCGCCGAGCACCATTCGCAGAGCGCCATAGCCGCCGCCATCGAGCTTGTTTCTGAAATTGAAGACATCAAGGAGATAGAGTCCGTCCGCGTAAGCACCTTCGGCGCGGGATACGAGATAATCGGCTCAGGCCCGGAGAAGTGGCGGCCCTCGACCAGGGAGGCCGCTGACCACAGCCTCCCCTTCCTCGTCTCCGCCGCGCTCATCGACGGGAACGTTAATCTCGCAACCTATTCCGAAAGGATGGACGACCCTGATTTGAAGGAGCTTATCCGAAAGGTAAGCGTCGTCAAAGACCCGGAGCTCGACAGGCTCTATCCGGAGGCGGTGCCGAACAGGGTCGAGGTCAGGCTATCATCCGGGAAGGTCCTTTCAAGCGAGGTCATTTATCCGAGGGGGCACCCGAAAAATCCGATGACGGAAAAGGAAATAGAAGACAAGTTCAAATATTTGAGCGGCTGGTATCTCGGGGACGGCCTTGCTGAAAAGGTCCTCCCGGCCCTCTGGGATATAGACCGGGCCGGGAGCATTGGCAAGATCATGGCCCTCTTCATAAGATGAGCTTGCATATCCAGAACAGGCTGGATGAACGGAATGAAATGGGTTATGCTTTTAGCTCCGCCCTGCAATCTTCGAGGCGGTTTTAGGACATGGCGGCAGATGAAGACCACATAAACTGCTTCCAATGCAGTCACTTCTACGTGACCTGGGACGAGTTCTTCCCCAGGGGGTGCAAGGCCCTGCGCTTCAAAAGCAGGGAGATGCCCTCTGACGTGGTAAGGAGGTCCTCGGGCATGGATTGCCAGCTGTTCGAAAAGAAAGAACGGGGAAGACGAAGCGGGTAAAAAGCTCTCCCGTTAAGGAGGTTTGAGGATCGATGGGACTAATTGACGCGTTCGACCCTTTCAGGGTCCTTAAGGCCGCTCTCGCAAACGGGGGCGAGTACGCGGACATCTACGTTGAAGACACCGCCAACACCTCGATAGTCGCCGAGGAAAAAAGGATAGAGCGGGTCGTAACCGGCAGGGACCGGGGCGCGGGGATACGGGTAATAGCAGGGCTCAAGACCTACTACGCGTACACGAACGACCTTACGGAGAAGGGGCTTATTGAAGTGGCAGGCGCGGTTGCCAAGGGGGTTAGCGAAGGGAAAGAAATAGGCGACCTGAACCTCACCAGGAAAGAGGCCGCGCCTGGTTTCGATATAAAGCGCCTGCCGTATAAGGCTCCGCTCGACGAGAAGGTCGGCTTTGTAAAGAGGGCCGAGAAGACGGCCTGGGCGTTCGATAAGAGGATACGGCAGGTCAGGGTCGTCTACGGCGACGGCCTCCGGAGGACCGCAGTCGTAAACTCGCTCGGCGAGTGGGTCGAGGAGGAGAGGAACGCGCTCCTCTTCCTCTGTAACGCCGTATCCGCCGAAGGCGATGTCATGCAGACCGGATACGAGCCGCTCGGCGGCATAATGGGCCTTGAGGCCTTTGACGAGACCCCGCCAGAGGCCATAGCCGAGGCAGCCGCAAAAAGGGCGATTATGATGCTCGCCGCAAGGCGGGCCCCCGGCGGGAGCATGGCCGTGGTTCTCTCAAGCGATGCCGGAGGCACCATGATACACGAGGCAGTGGGCCACGGCCTTGAGGCCGACCTCGCCTTACAGAACCTTTCGGTTTATTCCGGGAAACTCGGTGAGAAGGTAGCAAACGAATCCATAACGGTGCTCGACGACGCTACAATTCCATACAAGAGGGGCTCGTTCTTTTTCGACGACGAGGGCACCCCGGCGGAAAGGACCGTGCTCGTCGAGAACGGAATCCTCCGCTCGTACATGTGCGACAGGCTCAATTCCATGAAATCCGGCCTCAGGCCTACAGGGAACGGCAGGCGGGAGTCCTACCACCACAGGCCAATACCGAGGATGACGAACACCATAATCGCGCCAGGGAAGGAAAGCCCGGAGGCCATAATAAGCTCGCTTGAAAAGGGGCTATTCGTAAAGAAGATGGGCGGCGGCCAGGTGAATACCGTGAACGGGGATTTCGTCTTCGAGGTGACCGAGGGCTACCTTATCGAGAAGGGCAAAATAGGCGAGCCTGTCCGCGGCGCGACTCTTACCGGGAACGGCCCGGACGTGCTCATGAAGATAGACATGGTCGGCACAGACCTTGGCTTCGGCATAGGCACCTGCGGGAAGGACAGCCAGGGCGTGCCTGTCTCGGATGCGCAGCCTACTCTTCGTATTCCGGAGATTACGGTCGGGGGAGAGGCGAAGTAGCTCTGTCAAGGGATGTGATTTTCTGCTGAGGAGGAGCTTATGAGTGATTTGGTTCTTTCGCCTTATTGTGTGTACACAATTCTTCATTCCGAAAAGCTGCACGCTGCCTATGAGAAAGCCGGAAAAGGCGTATTTAAGGAAGAAACAAACTGGAAGTCGGGTTTCGAACTACTGCAAGAATCAAAGGAAGAAAACCAAATTCTTCCGATAATTTTCGCCGCCGCAGAATCGACCTCGAAACTTTTATACTGGGGTCGTCTAGTAGATATCAAAATTGAACAGCCTTCGGAAAAGAATTTTAAAACTACCTATAAGTTTGAGGCCCTGAAAAGGATAGGAAAAGGACATGTTAAAACAGATCTAATTTTGCGGTTCTCAGGTAAAAATATCTCAGAAGGTTACATCAGGCCTTATTCGATTTGCAGAACACCGGACTTCTTGAAGTAAAAGATGGAAGAAAGAGTAATAACCTTAAACTAAAAAGGAACTTACATTAAAATCAATTTGAGAAAACCCATGCTCCCTTGACACCTCCATGCCGCCTGCCTTAAAATACCCCACCTGCGACTCTCCCTAAAGGCATACGCTCCATGAAGCTTTCAGGCATTGTGATAGCCGTCCTTGCTCTCCTCTTCGCGATTTCCTTTGGCGTGGCAACCCGCATCGTAAACCCCTCTGAGAGCGTAAACGCCCTCTGGCTCGTCATTGCCGCCGCGTGCTTCTTCATAATCGCATACCGCCTTTACGGGGCCTTCATAGCCGCGAAGGTCCTGGCCCTTGACGACAGGAGGACCACCCCGGCAATTCGCCTGAACGACGGGTCTGACTTTCACCCCACGCATCCGCTTGTCCTCTTCGGCCACCACTTCGCCTCCATCGCCGGGGCAGGCCCCCTCATAGGCCCTGTGCTTGCCGCCCAGTTCGGCTATCTGCCGGGCTTTCTCTGGATACTCGTGGGAGCGGTCTTCGGCGGCGCGGTACACGACATGGTCATACTATTCGCTTCGGTCAGGAGGAACGGCTGCTCCCTTGCCGAGATAGCAAGGAAGGAGATAGGGCCGGTCGCTGGCTTCACGGCGGCGCTTGCCGTCCTCTTCATCATAATAGTCGCCCTTGCCGGGCTCGGGCTCGCGGTCGTGAACGCCCTATTCAAAAGCCCCTGGGGCACCTTCACCATAGCCGCCACAATCCCCATAGCCCTTTTCATGGGCATATACCTGCAGAAGCTCCGGCCCGGAAGGGTCGGGGAAGTGAGCGTCATCGGGATAGCCCTTCTCATAGCCGCAGTCATCGGCGGCAGCTATATCCAGGGCACTTTTCTTGAGCCCATATTCGACAGGGACAGGGAGTTCCTCATCTGGTCAATCGCCGTGTACGGCTTTTTCGCGTCGGTGCTGCCCATCTGGCTCCTCCTTGCGCCAAGGGACTACCTCTCCACCTTCATGAAGATAGGGACTGTCGTATTACTCGCCGCAGGGGTCATATTCCTTGCGCCCGAGATACAGATGCCGGCTGTGACGCGCTTCATCGACGGCGGCGGGCCCATAATCCCGGGCACCGTCTTCCCGTTCATGTTCATAACAATAGCGTGCGGGGCCATCTCCGGCTTCCATTCGCTCATAGCATCGGGCACGACGCCCAAGATGATAATAAGGGAGCGTGACATAAAGCCCATCGGATTCGGCGCCATGCTCGCGGAGGGGTTCGTCGCGGTCATCGCCCTCATAGCCGCGTCAGTCCTCATCCCGGGCGACTACTTCGCCATAAACACCACCCTCTCATTTGACGCGCTCTCGGCAATGGGCTTTGCCCCTGAAAAGATAAAAGAGCTCTCCGCAACCGTGGGCACCGATGTTGCCGGAAGGCCCGGCGGCGCGGTCTCGCTCGCCGTAGGCATGGCATACATCTTCAGCGCCCTCCCCGGCATGACAGGGCTCATGCCGTACTGGTACAACTTCGCGCTCATGTTCGAGGCGCTTTTCATACTCACCACCATAGACGGCGGAACAAGGGTGGCGCGGTTCATACTCCAGGAGTTCGGCGCTACTTTCTATAAGCCCCTGGGTAGGACGGGCTCCATGCCCGCCATCATAGTCCTCACGGCGCTTGTGGTAGCGGCATGGGGCTACCTCATAAGCTCGGGGAGCGTGGCCACAATCTGGCCCATGTTCGGCGTGGCCAACCAGCTCCTTGCCGCCATAGCGCTATCGGTCGGGACTACCATACTCATCAGGATGGGCAATGCCAGGTACGCATGGGTAACGCTTGTCCCGATGGCCTTCATGGTGGTAATGACCCTCGTTGCCGCCTGGAAGCTCTTCTGGATCTTCTCAGCCAAGGCAGCTGCGGCGGCAGACCCCTCTCAGGCCTTTACCTTCCGCCTCGATTCCGTGCTCGTAGCCGTGATGGCCGTGCTCGCCGTGATAGCGGTCGCGGACGCGGCAGTCAAATGGATAGGCCTGGCAAATCAAAAGCATATTCCCTCAGCTGAAACGGAATAGGATGGACGCAAGCCTTTCCCTCTCTTGACAAGGGTTCATTAAAAGATAAGATTTAGGCAGGAGGCAATCGAATGGACAGGCCTGCCCCTTACCAGGACAGGGTGGATGCCGGACGCGCCCTTGCGGAGAGCCTGAAGAGGTACGCTGGCGAAGCGCCGGTGATCGTGGGGCTCCCGAGGGGCGGGGTTGTTGTGGCCGCGGAGCTGGCAAGGGCACTCGGGGCCGAGCTCGACGTCATACTCGCGGGAAAGCTCAGGGCCCAGTACAACCCGGAGCTCGCCATCGGGGCGGTATCAGAGGACGGGCATGTGTACCTTAACCGCCTCGCGATACGGGGATTGCACGTCAAGGACAGCTATATCGAAGAGGAGACAAAATCGAGGCTCCGCACCATGAGGGAGCGCCTTAACCTATACAGGGCCGTAAAGGGGAAGGTGCCGCTGAAGGGGAGGACCGTCGTCATAGTCGACGACGGTCTCGCCACCGGCTCCACCATGATCTCAGCCATACAGGCCGCGCACGCCTCGGGCGCAAAAAAGATAATAGCCGCCGTGCCCGGCGGGCCCGCGGACACGGTTGAGCGCATACGCGAGATGGAAGAGGTCTCGGAGGTCGTATGCCCGCACATACCCGACCTCTTCTTCGCGGTAAGCCAGCTATACGTGGATTTCAGCCAGGTAGAGGACAGCGAGGTGGCGGAGATACTCAGGACATCGAGCAAAGAGGAACGGAAGCGCGCCTGAGCTAAAAAACCGTCTCTATGTAACTCTCTATAAGGTTCCTGTCCTTTTCGGGCATGTCCGTGAAGAGAAGCGCCATGCCCGGATGAGACACGAGCCTTTTGAAAGGGTCCCCGGGGCTCGATATGATATTCAAGTCCCTGTTCACGCTAATCTGGTAAAGGACCCTGGCCCCGGTCGCAAGCTCTTTTTGTGTGCCGGGAAGGTTGAAACGCAGCGTGCAGGTCGAGTTCACAGGCGGCGGATTGAGGCTCACGACGAATATGCCGTCCCTGCTCAGGAGAGTCGCAAAGGAGCTTACCTCCCTCGGGCCGAATGAGAGCGCAACAGGTATGTTTACCGGGGCCCTCGGGTTACGGCGCAGCATCTTTTCATAGAAGAAGGCCTTCTTAAGGAGGAACGCAAGGTCCTCGGGCGGAGTCTCCTCAAAAATGACCCCGAGAAGGCCGGCCTCCTTGAGCTTCTGCATCTCGGCCTCGGGCATAACGAGTCCTGTATAGACGAGAAAGGGCCTCGGGGTCTCGAAGTCCGCAGCCTTAAGCCCCTCCGCGCCGGAAACGCCCACGACAGGCAGGTCGTCGGCTTCGGGGGCAACGCCCCGGCCCCCGACAAAGACCGGGAAGCCGCATTCAGCGACGAGGTCGTTGAACGCTGGATGAAAGGCTTCAAGGTCTCCAGTGATAAATACCCTGCCCGAGCTCATGTCTTTATCGTTATCCTGTTCGCTTTTATTGCCGCCACCGCTGCCCTGTGCTGCCTTGCGGCGAACTCCTTGAAGCCTGCCCGGGCCGCTTCCGGGGCCGCTTCCTTCCAGCGGGTCCTTTTCGAGAAGAATATCCTGCCGCCGTTGTAGATGATGGTCTCGATGAATGCGTCGGCGCCGCCCTGGGCCTCCGTCTGCACGTGGAAGACGGCCCCTTCATGGCTTATGTTCTCGTTGAAGCCGAAGACCTCATCTCCGGCAGGCACACCAGCTTGGGCCGCCGGGACCGCGGGAGTCGCGGGCTCAGGGCCTTTTTCCGGGCGGCCTTCCTGACCATTTGCCTCAGGCTCTTCTTTCACAAGCTCTTCGGATCCAAGGAGGTTCCGTATTATCCTTTTCATGTCTTCGTTAGCGTCCACAGCCGATTCCTCCAGCATAAAGGGCCTCATCTTCCGCGCCGCGTCTTTAATGATGCGCCTTGACATGACGGCGCCGATAAAGTCGGTCTCAAGGCCGAGAAATGTAGCGGCCGCGCCCTTGAAGGCCTCGGCCACCCTGACGTCTTCCGCGGAAGACGCCATGTTCAGGAGGAGCCTGGGCCTGAAGCCCTTGACCTCCGTAACGGCGCGGGACGCCGCGTCCCTGTCCTCGGCCGCTATCCTTTCGCAAAGGTCCGGGAAGGACTTGACCGCGCCCCGGCTCCTCGGGTCCGTCGCGTCCTGTATTATTTCAATGAGCCTCTGGTTTCCCGAGAAGAGCCTCTGAAGCCTCCTGTACACGAAGCTCTTCAGGAATATGTAGGCGTTCTGTATGGCGGCCGGCTCGGGCGCAAGGACCACAATCCCCTGGCTTGAGAGCGAGAAGAAATCAAGGGTGTTGAAGGAAGAACCCGCGCCGAGGTCGACGATTATGTAATCCGCGGCGAGCTTCCTTATGCCGTTCATGAGCTTCTGCTTTTTGGCATGGGCCGGGTTGGCGATGCCGAGGAACTCGCCCGCGCCGCATATGAGGCTGAGGCCGGGGAGCGCCGTCCCTATCATGGCCTGGTCGAGCTCGGCTATCCGGCCCTTCAGGAAGTCGTCAAGGCCGGTCGGAGGGTATTTTATACCGAAATAGGTGTGTAGGTTGGCCCCTCCGAGGTCCGCGTCAACGAGGACCACCTTCTTTCCCATACCGGCGAGAGCGCATCCTATGTTGGCGGTCATGACGCTCTTGCCTATGCCGCCCTTTCCCCCGCCAATGGACCATATGGCCTTTCTTTTCATGCGTCCTAAAGTATATCTTTGTACGGGAATTGTCAAATATATTCAAGATATGCGCGCCATAATGCTTGACAAAATCCACTCGCGTCTGGTACAAAGTATATGGACGGGAAAATGTAAAAATCGCAACCTGTCCGTTGGCAGGGTGTTGAAAAACACGCTGCCAATGCAATCCATGGATGGATTGCCAAATTGCGAGGCTTGGAAAGTCGAGCAATTTGTGAGGTTTGGCCGAATTCAATTCGGACAAACCGTGGTTGAAAAAGTCCAGGAAGGACTTTTTCAACATCCTGTTAGTTAGAAGGCCTGCAATTGAAACCTCTCCCATTGAAAAAGCGCCTCTTCGCCATCTTCTCCATTCTTTTAATGGCCCTCGCCGCCGTTGGCTGCGGTGAAACCCTCGACACTTTAATCGACCCCAGGGCGCAAAAAACCGCCAGCGCCAAGGCAACCCGCGAGTCTGAGACGGATTATTACGAGAAATTCTATAAAGAGCTCGCTACCAGGGCGGTGATCCGAAAGGGGACAACCGATATACAGGCGCTTGACGCGCTGCCGAAGGACCCCTCGGGCGAGGTCAACTGGACCGCCGCGGTCATGGGAGGATATATAAACCCCAGGGGCTCCATCGACCCGGGGGCAGAGGAGGAACCGATACTTGACCTGAACGTCTTTATCGAGGCGAAGGTCCCCCTCATGTTCAACGTCCTGTTCCCGCACTCCATTCATACTTACTGGCTGAGCTGCAACAACTGCCATCCCAAGATATTCATCCCCGAGGTCGGCGCAAACCCGATAACGATGGACGAGATATTCCAGGGCCAGTGGTGCGGGAGGTGCCACGGCAAGGTCGCCTTCACCTTCTGGCCCAGGGACAACTGCGTAAGATGCCATATAGTTAAGAAGGGCGAATCCCTTGAAAGGGAACGGTGGAGGTGACAAAACCCTGAATCCTCGAGCGGCGAAGAGGTCCAAACAGCTTGACTCGCCGGATTCAGCTGTGTAATATATCCCCTGGCGGGAGCGGCATTCGCAAAATACCAGAACACCAGGTATCTTATAAAAACCGCCGTGGTCCTTTCGGCTACAGGCTATGGCAACCCATAATCATTATCATTTGAAAAGGAACGAGGAAGGCAAAATGAGCAGATTCGCAAGGAAGCTTCTTTTCGTTTTGGCCGGCGCAATGATACTCTACGGGTGCGCGCAGACAAACCCTCACGGCGACCTCTTCTGGCCCGAACCGCCTGACCAGCCCCGCATTAAATACGTAAGGGCCCACAGGGGCACCGCCGACTTCTCCAAAAGCGGGGTCGCTGCCAGCCTGTTCCTAGGCGAGACCTCCGGGACGAACCTCAGCAAGCCCATGGGTGTGCACGTGGACAGGCACGGAAAGGTCTTCGTGACCGACACGGCCAAATCCGACATCTTCGTCTTCGATGCAAAAAACTCGAAGGTGTTCACCTTGAGCGGCATGGGCGTAAAAATATTCTACAAGCCCATAAGCGTGGTGACCGACGACTCCGACAGGATATTCGTCTCAGACTCCCAGGTCGACACCGTGACCGTCATCGCCCCGGACGGGAAGGTCATCGCGATATTAAAGCCCGAGGTCCCATTCCAGCAGCCCACTGGGCTGGCGGTCGACAATAAAAACAAAAAGCTTTATGTAATCGACACGCATACGCACGACGTGAGGGTCTTCGACCTCGAAACGCTCAAGCAAATAAACACCATCGGGAAAAGGGGCAAGGAGGAAGGCGAATTCAACTTTCCGTCCCACATAGCCGTGGACGCAACCGGCAATATTTACGTCGTCGACACCATGAACGGCAGGATGCAGATATTCGATTCGGAAGGCAAGTTCATCAGGGCGTTCGGCCAGTTCGGGGACTCGCCCGGCATGTTCGCGCGGCCGAGGGGTGTCGCGCTCGACAGCGAGGGGCACCTGTATGTGGTGGATGCGGCCTTCAATAACGTCCAGATATTCAATGCTGAGGGACGGATACTCCTCGGCTTCTCGGGATACGGCAGCGGAAGGGGCGCGATGATACTCCCTGCCGGCATAGCCATCGACAACGAGGACCATATATATGTAGTCGACTCATGGAACTCGAGGGTAAACGTATACGAGTTCCTTGGCGAGAAATCAAAGGCAAGGGCCCAGGCCGCCCAGGTAAAGAAAAAATAAAAGCCCCAGCCCCTCAAAGGCCGCCCCTCCCGGGGCGGCCTTTTTTTGGAACATATTGACTTATAAAGAAAAAACCCGGCCCACTGCCAGGCATATCCCCGGATTAAATTCAGATTAATTTTCCCTTGACAGCTTTTAATTTCGAGGTATAATGGAGCTAACCTAAGTAGACTCGAGGGCTCACGGTGGGCCTTCAAAAGTTTTGCCGGCGACGATGCCGCAATACTGCCGATGACGGCGGACAGTATTGACGGCCTTTTTTTTGGCCGTCACGGACGATCTTCAAAACAACGAAAAAACAAATCAAAGGAGTAGGATTATGAAAAGGTTCACTCTCAGAAAAGCGCTCCTTACAGCCGCCGTCTTCACAGCCGCCGTCTGTACCGGAAGCGTCGTAAGCGCGACCGACTTCTCAACTGAATTCCAGGCCGGCTCCGCCGCGAACGGCATCGGTAAATCCAGGCACAACCTGGGAGCCTTGGGCGGTCCGATAGCGACCCAGAACACCACCGAAATATGCGTGTTCTGTCACACCCCTCACCATTCCAACACGACCGGGTTCGCGGCTGGCGAAGCAGCTCCCCTTTGGAACAGGACCAACCAGTCCGCAACGCCTTACACCCCCTACGGCACGACTGCTGCAGGCACCACGATCACCCAGGTGGGCGGCGCGACACTGGCCTGTCTTAGCTGCCACGACGGCGTAACGACCTTCGACAACCTCGTGAACGCGCCCGGCAAGGGTCTCAACACCGGCGACCAGGGTTGGACCTTCCAGATGGGTGTTCTGAGCGTAGGCAGCTACAGGGCCCCCGGCAACGGCCGCGACACACTCGGCTGTACCTACGGCTGCCACGGCGGCACCACCACGACCTTCGCTGTCAGCCAGATCGGCAGGCTCAACATCGGCACTGACCTCAGCAACGACCACCCGGTCTCCGTAACCTACTACGGCGCGGACCATGTCGATGGCGGCAGGGCGAGCCTCAGGGCCACCACCACGGACATAGCCTCGATCGACCTCGCCTCTGACGTATGGTCGACCGCTCACAGCGCTGTCCAGGCCGGCGGCAACCTCACCCAGAACCGCTGGGCCGTAGGCGGTTTCGTGTCCGACACCGCGACCATCGCCGACCTCCTCAGGAACGACAAGGTCGAGTGCGTCAGCTGCCACGACCCGCACTTCAAGAACACCAGCTGGGATGAGGTCAAGCACACCTACCTCGACGGCTATGAGCACACCGGCAACAGCTGGTCCAACTGGTGCGGCAACAGCGGCGAAACCTGCACCGACGGTATGTTCCTCAGAAGGGTCGGTGGAAACACGGGTTCCGGCGTTTGCAAGACCTGCCACGAGAAGTAAAACAGCCCGCGCCTGAAAGGGCGCTCGGTTGAGAGTTGAAGAAGGGCCGGCTATATGCCGGCCCTTCTTTTTTATTCCGCCTTTTCCCGCCCTGTCCTTGAATCAACCAAATCCTTGCCTGCAAGCACGTGAGTGCAGGCGCAGAGGGATACCAGCTCGATAACGCCTTGTGCAACCGAGCCGTCAGGATTCCGGCCATGACTGTCCTAAATCCGCGTAGCGGCGCAGACCTCCATTGTGCAACCCCAAAAAATGCCATTTTTCCGGCTTTCCGGGACTCGGGAATAAAAAGCCGAGCAAATTGACGGATCAGCATGCGTTTATTCACATTCAGGTCGCCTTATTAAAAATTTTTAATAACCCGATAACCCATGTTTTAAGCAAAAAAGGCTAAGATGGCCCTGAACCATACCATGCCAATCGGTAGGATATCGCGTCGGCTTTTTTCGTTTCCTAAGGTCCGCGGCTTAAGGAGGCACCCCGGGGAAAATACGGCGGAACGCCTGAAAAATGTTTTATATTCC encodes the following:
- a CDS encoding phosphoribosyltransferase family protein; this translates as MDRPAPYQDRVDAGRALAESLKRYAGEAPVIVGLPRGGVVVAAELARALGAELDVILAGKLRAQYNPELAIGAVSEDGHVYLNRLAIRGLHVKDSYIEEETKSRLRTMRERLNLYRAVKGKVPLKGRTVVIVDDGLATGSTMISAIQAAHASGAKKIIAAVPGGPADTVERIREMEEVSEVVCPHIPDLFFAVSQLYVDFSQVEDSEVAEILRTSSKEERKRA
- a CDS encoding carbon starvation CstA family protein; the encoded protein is MKLSGIVIAVLALLFAISFGVATRIVNPSESVNALWLVIAAACFFIIAYRLYGAFIAAKVLALDDRRTTPAIRLNDGSDFHPTHPLVLFGHHFASIAGAGPLIGPVLAAQFGYLPGFLWILVGAVFGGAVHDMVILFASVRRNGCSLAEIARKEIGPVAGFTAALAVLFIIIVALAGLGLAVVNALFKSPWGTFTIAATIPIALFMGIYLQKLRPGRVGEVSVIGIALLIAAVIGGSYIQGTFLEPIFDRDREFLIWSIAVYGFFASVLPIWLLLAPRDYLSTFMKIGTVVLLAAGVIFLAPEIQMPAVTRFIDGGGPIIPGTVFPFMFITIACGAISGFHSLIASGTTPKMIIRERDIKPIGFGAMLAEGFVAVIALIAASVLIPGDYFAINTTLSFDALSAMGFAPEKIKELSATVGTDVAGRPGGAVSLAVGMAYIFSALPGMTGLMPYWYNFALMFEALFILTTIDGGTRVARFILQEFGATFYKPLGRTGSMPAIIVLTALVVAAWGYLISSGSVATIWPMFGVANQLLAAIALSVGTTILIRMGNARYAWVTLVPMAFMVVMTLVAAWKLFWIFSAKAAAAADPSQAFTFRLDSVLVAVMAVLAVIAVADAAVKWIGLANQKHIPSAETE
- a CDS encoding TldD/PmbA family protein, whose amino-acid sequence is MGLIDAFDPFRVLKAALANGGEYADIYVEDTANTSIVAEEKRIERVVTGRDRGAGIRVIAGLKTYYAYTNDLTEKGLIEVAGAVAKGVSEGKEIGDLNLTRKEAAPGFDIKRLPYKAPLDEKVGFVKRAEKTAWAFDKRIRQVRVVYGDGLRRTAVVNSLGEWVEEERNALLFLCNAVSAEGDVMQTGYEPLGGIMGLEAFDETPPEAIAEAAAKRAIMMLAARRAPGGSMAVVLSSDAGGTMIHEAVGHGLEADLALQNLSVYSGKLGEKVANESITVLDDATIPYKRGSFFFDDEGTPAERTVLVENGILRSYMCDRLNSMKSGLRPTGNGRRESYHHRPIPRMTNTIIAPGKESPEAIISSLEKGLFVKKMGGGQVNTVNGDFVFEVTEGYLIEKGKIGEPVRGATLTGNGPDVLMKIDMVGTDLGFGIGTCGKDSQGVPVSDAQPTLRIPEITVGGEAK
- a CDS encoding MmgE/PrpD family protein, with the protein product MKKGFLAERIADYALGLKSADLPQAIAHEAKKRVVDSFACMLGALESPPARAAIGALPEVSRGLSATVLGTKIRTTPEHAAFSNGILVRYLDFNDTYLSKEPSHPSDNIAAALAAAEASGASGTDFIKAVVTAYEVQMRLCDAARLRDRGWDHVAYGAFSATAAAAMLLGLGRDEFVNALNIAGTVSPALRQSRAGELSMWKGCAFANTSKDALFSAIMAKNGMTGPAPIFEGEFGFEKVVSGPLALSPTFGGEGGEPFKIPDSSLKFYPAEHHSQSAIAAAIELVSEIEDIKEIESVRVSTFGAGYEIIGSGPEKWRPSTREAADHSLPFLVSAALIDGNVNLATYSERMDDPDLKELIRKVSVVKDPELDRLYPEAVPNRVEVRLSSGKVLSSEVIYPRGHPKNPMTEKEIEDKFKYLSGWYLGDGLAEKVLPALWDIDRAGSIGKIMALFIR
- a CDS encoding PilZ domain-containing protein gives rise to the protein MSSGRVFITGDLEAFHPAFNDLVAECGFPVFVGGRGVAPEADDLPVVGVSGAEGLKAADFETPRPFLVYTGLVMPEAEMQKLKEAGLLGVIFEETPPEDLAFLLKKAFFYEKMLRRNPRAPVNIPVALSFGPREVSSFATLLSRDGIFVVSLNPPPVNSTCTLRFNLPGTQKELATGARVLYQISVNRDLNIISSPGDPFKRLVSHPGMALLFTDMPEKDRNLIESYIETVF
- a CDS encoding uracil-DNA glycosylase; translation: MAADEDHINCFQCSHFYVTWDEFFPRGCKALRFKSREMPSDVVRRSSGMDCQLFEKKERGRRSG
- a CDS encoding P-loop NTPase, which translates into the protein MKRKAIWSIGGGKGGIGKSVMTANIGCALAGMGKKVVLVDADLGGANLHTYFGIKYPPTGLDDFLKGRIAELDQAMIGTALPGLSLICGAGEFLGIANPAHAKKQKLMNGIRKLAADYIIVDLGAGSSFNTLDFFSLSSQGIVVLAPEPAAIQNAYIFLKSFVYRRLQRLFSGNQRLIEIIQDATDPRSRGAVKSFPDLCERIAAEDRDAASRAVTEVKGFRPRLLLNMASSAEDVRVAEAFKGAAATFLGLETDFIGAVMSRRIIKDAARKMRPFMLEESAVDANEDMKRIIRNLLGSEELVKEEPEANGQEGRPEKGPEPATPAVPAAQAGVPAGDEVFGFNENISHEGAVFHVQTEAQGGADAFIETIIYNGGRIFFSKRTRWKEAAPEAARAGFKEFAARQHRAAVAAIKANRITIKT